The window GTGATTGCCCTCAGGTTTAGCTCTTTCTCAATAGCTGTGATTTCCTCCTCTAAAGCCTCGAGGACCTTGAGGTTCGAGGTGAGGACTATTTTCTCCACCTCAGGCAGTTCCTCAAGCTCCCGGAGGAACTGCCTCCCTTTTACTCCGAACAGATCGCTTGCCGGCACCGTTATGGCGTGCCTGGCCAGAACTGCGTGAACCCTATTTTTAACGCCCACCACCTGCTTCTTTAAGGCTGCCCGGTGGTGGAGTAGGGTTCTTAGCTCTCGCTCTTTCTTGGAGGCCACCCAGCTGGCACAGATAAAATCCGCGGCCAAGAGCCTGACCAAGATCTCAGCGTCCACCTTGTTCGTCTTAATCCTGGCCTCAGCAATGGCTCTCGTTTTTATGGGGTTGACGACCACCACTTGTGCCCCACGCGCTGTTAAGATATCATAAATCATGGAAGCATTGCCGGTGGCTTCAAGGGCTACTTTGCAGTTGCCGTCAAGTTCCTTAGCGAACCGCTTCCACTCCTTTTTCTCATTGCGGAAATGGAAACGCCTGATAGAGTTACCCGGTAGAAGCTCTGCTCCCTCGCAAGTAACTTTGTGGACGTCAAGGCCAAAGTACCGCAATCCTGGTGCACCTCCTTTTTATGGGGCGCGAGCAAAGGTAAGCACGACAATCACCTATCCGGGCTCTTTAGCCCACTTTGGCGGGTCGAGATGGCGGCCAAACATTTTCTCGGACTCTTATCATCCATGTCACCAGACGGCCGCTCTTGCCCGCACTGCCTTGGCTAGATAACCCGCCTAGTTACTTAATTCGCCAGAGGTACGGTTTTATCATGCCAACATTTTCTCTGTCCGCGCTCACGTGACAATATCACAGTCCCGTGACACCAGCAGCGATAGGCCTTGACGAGGTTGGGGGAAGTTGCTATAATTTGAGTTGCGCTTGGGGGGTTAACTCCCAGAGCGGGTAAAGTGAATAATGAGCGTGGAGAGGTTCCCGAGTTGGCCAAAGGGGGCAGACTGTAAATCTGCTGGCGCAGCCTTCGCTGGTTCGAATCCAGCCCTCTCCACCATGTTGCGGGGTGGAGCAGCTGGTAGCTCGTCGGGCTCATAACCCGAAGGTCGTTGGTTCGAATCCATCCCCCGCAACCAAGCCCACATAGCTCAGTCGGTAGAGCGTCGCCTTGGTAAGGCGGAGGTCACCGGTTCAATCCCGGTTGTGGGCTCCAGTATTGATTGGCAAAGTTTTTGCGTTTACCCTCACCCTGACATCAGCTGACAAACGAGGGTAGGGCGAGGGTCGTATACCTACCGTGAGGAGCATCACCCTGCTCCTTATTATTTGTCTGCGGTCGGCCACCTCTCCGGCTAGGTATAGACTGCCCTGCTGGTGATGCTGCTTCCCCAAATCTCTAGGCCTGTGGTGCATATCTAGGGGTATAGAGAGGATAGAATAAAGTCCGCTTCTGCACGTCACGACCTGCAAACCGCCCGGGCGAGACAGACGTTACCTCTTGTGTCGCACCGTCATCCCCAATCAGCAGCAAAAAATGAAAAAGATAGGCTGCTTGGCGATAACCTTCCATGTCCTTTGGGGTGGGCCCCTCTTAAGTGCTCTTCTGTAATGTTTAGTTCCTTACTACTTTTACTGTTCGAACTGCATAAACATGTAAAGGGACGGTGAGGAGGTGACGCCATGGTCGAGGGCAGGAAGCATTATTTTACTTTGACTGACCGGGAGCGCCTGACAGTTGGCGGGGTATCCCATGTGATTAGCTTCGATGATCGGCGGGTAGTCCTGGAAACGGTCATGGGCCCGCTGGTAATTGAGGGCGAGGGTTTCAATATTCATAACCTCAATCTAGAATCCGGAGAGCTGGCGGTTACCGGCACCATCAGCTCCCTGGCTTACAGCAACAAGTATGGCGGCAAAGGGCGAGGGGAGGGCCTCCTTAAAAAGATATTGCGCTAAAGAAAGGACCGACTTCAGCCATTCGCCGGAAGTGCCCATGCGACGGATCTGGAAGAAAACCGGGGGCGATGCCGAGGCGTTGGTCCGGGGCGGAGCGAAGGCCCACCCTGGCCGGCATAGCCTAGAACAAACTGTTTGTT of the Clostridia bacterium genome contains:
- a CDS encoding IS110 family transposase; protein product: MRYFGLDVHKVTCEGAELLPGNSIRRFHFRNEKKEWKRFAKELDGNCKVALEATGNASMIYDILTARGAQVVVVNPIKTRAIAEARIKTNKVDAEILVRLLAADFICASWVASKKERELRTLLHHRAALKKQVVGVKNRVHAVLARHAITVPASDLFGVKGRQFLRELEELPEVEKIVLTSNLKVLEALEEEITAIEKELNLRAITLDGLEILLGIPGIDVLAALTILAEVGDIKRFTSAKKLASFSGLVPSVHQSGKTRYTGHITKASRSMLRWILIQVALQAVRHPGTLRDFFLRLKK
- the yabP gene encoding sporulation protein YabP — encoded protein: MVEGRKHYFTLTDRERLTVGGVSHVISFDDRRVVLETVMGPLVIEGEGFNIHNLNLESGELAVTGTISSLAYSNKYGGKGRGEGLLKKILR